The genomic stretch GATGCCGCTCAGGCCGATACTCCCGCAGCCAGCAGCGTTCTAGGTAGCGCACTTGGTGCAAATACCAAAACCGCCAAGGATTGAGGACGGTTTTGTAGTTGCGACAAAAAACTGGTTGGTGAAGATAGGGCAGGATGGGAAACCGCATTGTTCTAAATAGGATGATCAATAGTGACGAAGCTGGACTAGCATTCGCTCAAGGTCTTGTTTCAAGGGCAACACAGCAGTCAGCCGGGGCTGCTTCCTCAGTATAGGCAGATGAAAAAAGAGACCCAACATTGGGTCTCTCAGATGGAAAGATAATTAATAATCGAACACAGAATTTAGAGATGGAGCTGACGGGAGTCGAACCCGTGTCCGCTTTGAGTATTAACACACCACTCATTCACAGGCTTAGCCCGTCTAATCCTCAGGGCCGGAACCGCCACTTATCCCGGACGGCGGGATTCTCTGGCTAAGTCTTAGTCAATGAATCCACCAGAGGAGAATCATTGAAGCATCCGTTGGGGTTTGTTCATAGCTCTTAACGGAGTCAAACTATGAACGCTCGCTAACTAAGTTAGAACTAAACTAGGTTTAGGTTAAGCGGCAACAGGTGCAGCTTTACGAGCAAAAGGAACGATGTTGTTCGCATTTACGTTTGTTTTGAGCCTTGATTTACGAGAGTAGACTCACTCTCGGCCTGTATCACAGCGTGACTTTCGTCAAAACGTCGAAACCGTTACAGCCCCACGATATTGCTTACCTAACCATTATAGATCATTGATTTGGATGATCGGTATTTCCCCTGTTCCCTAAATGGGGTCAGGGGCACGGAATATCGGCTAAGCGGCTTTGTGAAGGCGACCGCGCCGTGAAGACCCTACCCTCAACGTCTCTCTGGGGCAGAAAGCCAACGATTCTCACTCTAACCTTGAGCCCACTGCAACCTTGATTAGAAATCCCTTATGCCGCCAATAATCTTTCGTAAACTCGATGGTGTAGTCATCAAAGTATAATATTTGCTTAACGGTTCTGTTTCTGGTGGGGGTTGCCCATTGGCAGCATGCGCCGAAGCAGGCTCTAGATTTTAATCACATCTCATAGTCATAATCAGCATTTTGCCCCATGGGCAGCTGTTTGCAGCAATAAGGACTTCTTACCCCTATGACCACGACCAACGACTCTAGCAACGGTAGTGCCGATACCCCCGAAAAAGAACCAGCCCGCGCCACCCGGGGCCGCACTAAGCGTGCTGCTGCTGGTGGCGGCATTGTCAAAGCCAGCCCTGAGAACGGCGATGTTTTGGTGCTGGCCGACAGCACTCGGGTTGTAGAGACCGATACGCTGCCCAACCATCGCCCTATTGGCTTGGACACCTTTGAGATTGTGGGCACCCTCGGCCCCAGTCACTCCATAGGTCGCCCGATCGGCGCTAACACCTTTGAAATTTTCACTACCGACACCCTGCCGGGCCACCGCCCAGTGGCCGTAAGCACCCTGCACATTGCTGATATTCACACGCTGCCCGGCGATCGCCCCATTGCCGACAATGACGATGTGGATCCTCACCCTTCTATTTTGATGGGCTATCTAGACTAACTAAACGTCGGACTGCTAGTGCCCGAACGGGTTGAGCTAAAGGAAATCCGGAGCGTTGCTAGATACTGGTATGAATCAAAACTCCAACGTCTCTTGTAGGGGCAAACGGCCGTTTACCCCTACCCGCATTCATGCTTCGGTTCAGCGACACCAAATCTGGGTTTCCTAAATCCTTTCAACAAAAAAGCTCCTCATTTAGAGGAGCTTTTTTGTTTGTGAAACTGTCTGAATTGAATCAGCAGTTACCTAGTCTTCAATCATCTCAAAGCTATACAGCGGGTACGGCAGCGGGATAAACGCTAACTTTCTTGCCGTTCTTGCCGCGACGCTCGAAGGTAACAACACCGTCTACTAGGGCAAACAGCGTGTCGTCACCGCCGCGACCCACGTTGTTGCCGGGGTGAATTTTGGTACCCCGCTGACGAATCAAAATGTTGCCAGCGATCACGGCTTCGCCACCATAGCGCTTGACGCCAAGGCGCTTAGCGTTTGAGTCGCGCCCGTTGCGAGTACTACCTGTACCTTTCTTGTGAGCCATGGGTGTATTCCTTCAACCTACCTACTGTTTAATTTAGCGTGAGTTGGGGAGGCTTAGCTTTCGGCTTCGGCCTCGACCGCCGCCTGCGCAGGAGCGGCAGCAGATTCGCCAGCGATCGCCTTGCCGTTCATCTCGATGGAGTTAATCATGACTCGGGTGAGATCTTGGCGGTGGCCCTGCTTTTTGCGGGTTTTCTTCTTGGGCTGCATCTTGTAGACGATCACCTTGCGGCCTCGCAGATGGCTGACCACGCTGCCTACGACGGTTGCCCCTTCGACTACAGGCTGACCCACCACAGATTCGCCATCGTTGTTGATAAACAGCACCCGTTCTAGAGTGACTTGGTCATCAACATCTAGGGCCAGGCGGTCTACGTCATAGAAGCGACCCGGCTCTACCCGCAGCTGCTTTCCGCTGGTTTCAACAATTGCGTACGTCATTCTTTTACCTCATAACCGCCGTACAGGTGCCAACGACCCCAAGACTGGGGCTCCGCTACGGGAGGCGTTAGCCTTAGGAACCTGATCCGAGCGCATAAACACAGTCTTTCATTATTACGAGGCAGTTCCAGCTCTGTCAAGGGGTAAGACAGCTGTCTAGGGCTGCGATCGCGGTGAATTTTGGTTTGCCTATCAGCTGTGCTGCATAGATAGCTAGAGAATGCTGCCATTTCATCCTGATGGGCGACGGGCCGGCCTGGAAAACGAATTGGGATGTTGAGGCACGCGGGTTTATGGATATTTGGCTATTGGCGGCTCAGCTGGCGTTGGGCGGCGGGGTACCGCCCTTAGAGATCGAAGAGATAGAGGCACCTCTACAGAGAGGTATCGCAAACGCGGCCCTACCCTCCCTGGCTGGCCCAAACTTGTGCTTCCCTGCGACCACCCCCAATAACATTGAGGCCTGCCCCGCGAAGGGGGGCGGCATGGCGACGGTAGCCCCCGCGCAGCCACCTCGGTCGATGAGTGCTGCTGCCGCTCGCTGGCCCAGCCCCGAGCAGGTTATGACCCCTGGCCGCCGTCCCACCCTTCCCCAGGTAGACCCTCAAGCGCGCCCCGTTACCGGAGCGCAGTTGTACCAATTTCGCACCGCTGCCCTCCAGGCTGGAGAACTCTACGCCCAGGTGGCCCCCTACCGCTACATAAACCGGTGGCAGCGGGCGTTTGTCTCCCCGACCCACGGTGACTGGCAGCGGCTGCTGGCAGCAGAGGCGGCAGCTATGGCTCGCCACCAAGGGCAAGCTCCGCTAACCGTGATGGTCGGCGATTCGCTGGCACTGTGGCTGCCGATAGACGAGCTGTCCGCTGACCAACTGTGGCTGAACCAAAGCATTTCGGGGGAGACTACGACCCACATGCTGGAGCGGCTACACTATTTCGCCGATACACAGCCCCAAACCATTCACCTAATGGCAGGTATTAACGATCTGAAGAACGGGGTACCTGAGGCTCAAGTGGTTGACAATCTCTATCGAATGATGGTCCGTTTGCAGCAGCAGCACCCCCAGTCGCGGTTGGTGGTATATTCCATTTTGCCGACGCGGCTGCGGGAAGTGTCGAGCGATCGCATTCAGCGAGTCAACCAGCGTCTGGCAGCCTTGGCGGTTCACCAGGGGGCTACCTATGTGGATTTGTACACTACTTTCAGCGATCGCCAGGGGCTACTGCGGGTAGACCTCACTACCGATGGGCTGCACCTAAGTTCCCAGGGCTATACCCTGTGGCAGGCAGCGCTAGTTAGCTATTAATTGGCGTCATATTTGGCGGCAACTCAGGTGAAACGCCGTCAGGATATGGCATCGTTGTGGGTCGATGGCGCGCCATAATAGGATCAACAATTGCCCTTTGCCAGAGCGAATCACCTGTGCCTAAGCGAGCTGCCAAACCCAAGCTGGGACGACTGGAAAAACTCGATCCTACCGATTATTGGCAGACCCAGGCCGATTTTCAGCAGTGGCTCACCGAGGCAGAAACCCTAGACCTGCTGGGTGAAGCGGCCGGGCTGAGCTTAGACTCGCCAGAGAGCGATCCCCCTCCTGAGCTGGGCTATGCCTTGCTGACCGAGACCGACACTGGGTCGCTGGTTTTGGTGGCAGCTCACCTAGAGGAGCCTGACT from Leptolyngbya subtilissima AS-A7 encodes the following:
- a CDS encoding GDSL-type esterase/lipase family protein, with amino-acid sequence MDIWLLAAQLALGGGVPPLEIEEIEAPLQRGIANAALPSLAGPNLCFPATTPNNIEACPAKGGGMATVAPAQPPRSMSAAAARWPSPEQVMTPGRRPTLPQVDPQARPVTGAQLYQFRTAALQAGELYAQVAPYRYINRWQRAFVSPTHGDWQRLLAAEAAAMARHQGQAPLTVMVGDSLALWLPIDELSADQLWLNQSISGETTTHMLERLHYFADTQPQTIHLMAGINDLKNGVPEAQVVDNLYRMMVRLQQQHPQSRLVVYSILPTRLREVSSDRIQRVNQRLAALAVHQGATYVDLYTTFSDRQGLLRVDLTTDGLHLSSQGYTLWQAALVSY
- the rpmA gene encoding 50S ribosomal protein L27 yields the protein MAHKKGTGSTRNGRDSNAKRLGVKRYGGEAVIAGNILIRQRGTKIHPGNNVGRGGDDTLFALVDGVVTFERRGKNGKKVSVYPAAVPAV
- the rplU gene encoding 50S ribosomal protein L21; amino-acid sequence: MTYAIVETSGKQLRVEPGRFYDVDRLALDVDDQVTLERVLFINNDGESVVGQPVVEGATVVGSVVSHLRGRKVIVYKMQPKKKTRKKQGHRQDLTRVMINSIEMNGKAIAGESAAAPAQAAVEAEAES